From the genome of Chloroflexota bacterium:
ACTCCACTAGCCGGTTGATCACTGGCTGCGCCTGGGCCGCAGGCACCGCCACGATGCCGATGTCTATCTTCTGCTCCGCGATTACCCGGCCTAAGTCGTCCATCGGCCGCACCGTGACCACGTCCATCTGGCGCCCCACCTGCGAGGGGTCCGAGTCTAAAGCAGCGACAACCTTGAACCCTTCCGGCGCGAAGCCTGGATAGCTGATGATGGCGCGCCCTAGGCGTCCGACGCCCACCACTGCCGCATTCCAATCGCGGTCTAGACCAAGGACGCGCCGCAGCTCTCCCACAAGGTAGTTCACGTTGTAGCCGCGCCCCTGCTTGCCGAAGCGCCCAAAGTAGCTCAGGTCCTTGCGGATCTGTGCCGGGGTCACATTCAGCCGCTCGCCCAGGTCTCGCGAGCTGACCACGTCTATCC
Proteins encoded in this window:
- a CDS encoding redox-sensing transcriptional repressor Rex gives rise to the protein MRTSSEGGSNIPEVVILRLPLYVRILTQLREEGIDVVSSRDLGERLNVTPAQIRKDLSYFGRFGKQGRGYNVNYLVGELRRVLGLDRDWNAAVVGVGRLGRAIISYPGFAPEGFKVVAALDSDPSQVGRQMDVVTVRPMDDLGRVIAEQKIDIGIVAVPAAQAQPVINRLVE